A window of the Candidatus Saccharibacteria bacterium oral taxon 488 genome harbors these coding sequences:
- a CDS encoding insulinase family protein: MKHTVKEIKLKNGAKGLFIDVPDATVMSFQVQFRAGNRYVRDKDIYETAHIMEHMAFGANEKFRSEHAYEQEFTKNGAYHNAFTSDYSMVYEAACADFEWDRILDLQRLAITTPRFNAEELEAEKGNVRSELTGYLNNHNRVMWPRVQQALGEDILTYNQRLKTIDAITLKDIKEHHRRTHTLNNMRFVVAGKLTGRMATIRESLEQWQLEPGERFTIPHDNLSSAAPIFIHRKEASNLTFGWSMNLPRELSDEDSDAMGCLNHILTGTMSSRIFGAARKKGLAYGVFSDTSVGFYDSAWDFGGQVNLETAEALFDIIVRELRRVLNGTITSEDIENAKSYALGRYQMGAQTVAQVSNFYTGRYFADDFVKNYEGVPTAILAVTADQIVRVAREFFAANTWVLAGVSSGDKELLGRLQEKLEGLF; this comes from the coding sequence ATGAAACATACGGTCAAAGAAATAAAATTGAAAAATGGTGCGAAAGGCTTGTTTATCGATGTGCCGGACGCGACAGTGATGAGCTTTCAGGTGCAGTTTCGGGCGGGCAATCGCTACGTTCGCGACAAGGACATCTACGAGACGGCGCACATCATGGAGCACATGGCATTCGGGGCGAATGAGAAGTTTCGTTCGGAGCACGCGTATGAGCAGGAGTTTACCAAGAATGGCGCCTATCATAACGCGTTCACCTCTGATTATTCAATGGTGTACGAGGCGGCCTGCGCGGATTTTGAATGGGATCGGATCTTGGATTTGCAGCGGCTGGCGATTACTACGCCGCGCTTTAATGCTGAAGAACTAGAGGCCGAGAAGGGTAACGTTCGGAGCGAGCTGACCGGCTATCTCAATAACCATAACCGTGTGATGTGGCCGCGGGTGCAGCAGGCACTGGGCGAGGATATTTTGACATATAATCAGCGGCTGAAAACGATTGACGCGATTACGCTAAAGGATATCAAGGAGCACCATCGGCGGACACATACCCTCAACAATATGCGATTTGTGGTGGCGGGCAAGTTGACTGGGCGGATGGCGACGATTCGTGAATCGCTGGAGCAGTGGCAGCTAGAGCCGGGCGAGCGGTTTACCATTCCGCACGATAACCTGTCGAGTGCCGCACCGATTTTTATCCACCGCAAGGAGGCCTCGAATCTGACATTTGGCTGGTCGATGAATTTGCCGCGTGAGCTGAGCGATGAGGATTCTGACGCTATGGGCTGCTTGAATCATATCTTGACCGGGACGATGAGTTCGCGGATTTTCGGGGCGGCGCGCAAGAAGGGGCTGGCTTACGGTGTGTTCAGCGACACTTCGGTCGGGTTTTATGATTCGGCGTGGGACTTTGGCGGCCAGGTCAACCTCGAGACAGCCGAGGCACTGTTCGATATCATCGTGCGTGAGCTGCGCCGGGTGTTGAACGGGACGATCACCTCAGAGGATATCGAGAATGCCAAGTCGTATGCGCTGGGTCGCTATCAGATGGGGGCGCAAACGGTAGCGCAGGTCAGCAATTTTTATACCGGGCGTTATTTTGCCGATGATTTCGTCAAGAATTATGAGGGCGTGCCGACAGCGATTTTGGCAGTGACCGCTGACCAAATTGTTCGGGTGGCGCGAGAGTTTTTTGCAGCAAATACCTGGGTGCTTGCTGGCGTGAGTAGCGGCGATAAAGAGCTGCTTGGGCGACTGCAGGAGAAGCTTGAGGGGTTGTTTTAG